From Acropora muricata isolate sample 2 chromosome 14, ASM3666990v1, whole genome shotgun sequence, one genomic window encodes:
- the LOC136898089 gene encoding uncharacterized protein has translation MDKFLVKPKKKPYSITPQERAKQYPEKFRADDNLLFCSTCNVVVDHHRKSVLDNHLSAVSHIKRMNESSSKRAKQQTLKTSFKCKTPAHEEKVKVCHEWIRACAAANILLNKSENPVMRNFLLSRVVNGGAIPKGTQLRDHLLDVYELEKEELKQKIKEANVAIMVDELCDDNGRCVIDVMATILDFDELSPSNGNIAYLLDTHFVTETNNKTVSQAVVKTINDYGIDFDRVLIFNTDNATYMKKAFRETLSCLFSSCVHITCHSHIISLVAGDFKRHFSFVTEFAKCMRNLFFIPSGRKARFLKYMNDCAGDLQGKATMPPNPSTKSWSAWFDSAVYRAKHFKVYEDFITQEIQRCGRNAASASLLRLEEMYGDDTFMKMLHAQLRVVAYTGPTLMHLMDYFQQRIPHVTQSHNKMESLLCILHSNSSLSEDKLDFCFQGTSMSFTSDEKSDVAHTVR, from the coding sequence ATGGATAAGTTTCTggtaaaaccaaagaaaaagccaTATAGCATTACGCCACAAGAGCGGGCTAAGCAGTATCCCGAGAAGTTCCGTGCAGATGACAACTTGTTATTTTGTTCAACTTGTAATGTTGTTGTGGATCACCACCGGAAGTCAGTTCTTGACAATCACCTTTCGGCTGTTTCACACATCAAGCGAATGAACGAATCCTCTTCGAAGCGAGCGAAACAACAGACATTGAAGACTTCTTTTAAGTGCAAAACTCCAGCACACGAAGAGAAAGTGAAAGTCTGCCATGAGTGGATAAGGGCGTGTGCTGCTGCAAACATACTGCTAAACAAATCAGAAAATCCTGTAATGCGTAATTTTCTTCTCTCCCGTGTAGTCAATGGTGGTGCGATCCCTAAGGGCACACAGCTTCGGGACCACTTATTAGATGTTTATGAGTTGGAAAAGGAAGAACTTAAGCAGAAAATAAAAGAGGCAAATGTCGCTATCATGGTAGACGAGCTTTGCGACGATAATGGTCGTTGTGTAATAGACGTTATGGCGACAATTCTGGACTTTGACGAGCTTTCTCCCAGTAACGGAAACATTGCCTACCTGTTAGATACGCACTTTGTGACagaaacaaataacaaaactgTGTCCCAAGCAGTTGTTAAGACTATCAATGACTATGGAATAGACTTTGATCGTGTCCTGATTTTTAATACTGACAATGCTACTTACATGAAAAAGGCTTTCAGAGAAACTCTTTCATGTTTGTTCTCGAGTTGTGTCCATATCACCTGCCACAGCCACATCATAAGTCTAGTGGCTGGTGATTTTAAGCGACATTTCAGCTTTGTCACAGAGTTCGCCAAGTGCATGaggaatttattttttattccaaGTGGACGCAAAGCTCGTTTCCTGAAATACATGAATGACTGTGCGGGTGATCTCCAGGGCAAAGCTACTATGCCTCCCAATCCATCAACGAAGAGCTGGTCAGCATGGTTTGACTCAGCTGTGTACCGCGCGAAGCACTTTAAAGTCTATGAGGATTTCATCACCCAAGAGATTCAACGATGTGGTAGAAATGCTGCAAGTGCCTCGTTGTTGCGGCTTGAGGAAATGTATGGAGATGACACATTCATGAAGATGCTGCACGCCCAGCTCAGGGTTGTTGCTTACACTGGCCCAACATTGATGCATCTAATGGATTATTTTCAACAGAGAATCCCTCATGTAACACAGTCACACAACAAAATGGAGAGTCTCCTATGCATCCTTCACTCGAATTCTTCATTAAGTGAAGACAAGTTGGACTTCTGCTTCCAAGGCACATCAATGTCATTTACCAGCGACGAGAAGTCTGATGTTGCTCACACTGTCAGGTGA